One genomic window of Trachemys scripta elegans isolate TJP31775 chromosome 15, CAS_Tse_1.0, whole genome shotgun sequence includes the following:
- the VPS37B gene encoding vacuolar protein sorting-associated protein 37B isoform X2 — translation MTLASNRSLAEGNLLYQPKLDSLKASLNQKYQELQVLFEAYQIKKTKLDKQSSSASLETLLALLQTEGAKIEEDTENMAEKFLDGEVSLDSFIDEYQSKRKLAHLRRVKIEKLQEMVLKGQRLPQVQQQPQPRAPEPTPAPQTSYSSDANTPPSVMPRRIPPPPPPSVPAGRFPTPFTAAMDSGPTLPYPGVPYPPLPPRVGVQSVGQMPQPGYPSQFVSQYPPALPQRPPPRLPPHPGFILQ, via the exons ATGACTCTTGCCAGCAACCGTAGTCTGGCTGAGGGCAATCTTTTGTACCAACCAAAATTGGACTCTCTGAAAGCAAGTTTGAACCAAAAATATCAGGAGCTGCAAGTTCTTTTTGAAGCATATCAGATCAAGAAAACCAAGCTAG ATAAACAATCCAGCAGTGCTTCCCTGGAGACACTATTAGCACTTCTTCAAACAGAGGGGGCTAAGATTGAAGAAGACACTGAG AATATGGCAGAAAAGTTTCTTGATGGTGAAGTGTCGCTGGATTCGTTCATTGATGAATACCAGAGCAAACGTAAACTGGCTCACTTGCGACGTGTAAAAATCGAGAAGCTCCAAGAGATGGTGCTGAAGGGACAGAGACTTCCACAGGTTCAGCAGCAGCCTCAGCCAAGAGCACCTGAGCCAACaccagcaccccaaacctcctaCTCTTCAGATGCAAACACTCCTCCCTCAGTTATGCCCCGGCGAAtaccacccccacctcctccgtCAGTCCCAGCAGGACGCTTCCCCACTCCATTTACTGCAGCAATGGATTCAGGACCTACTCTTCCTTATCCAGGAGTTCCataccctccccttcccccacgaGTGGGAGTTCAATCTGTAGGTCAAATGCCACAGCCAGGATACCCATCTCAGTTTGTATCACAGTACCCTCCAGCACTGCCCCAAAGACCACCACCTCGTCTTCCACCACATCCTGGCTTTATCCTACAATGA